A region of Melitaea cinxia chromosome 15, ilMelCinx1.1, whole genome shotgun sequence DNA encodes the following proteins:
- the LOC123660272 gene encoding uncharacterized protein LOC123660272 produces the protein MGFTTVRNIVHETCKAIFTVLRSTALPKPTSQQWQSIATDFDKFWNFPNCIGAIDDVGAYGRNSDGGILQSSKFGSKLRNGFLCIPPEKALPHSTQKLPHVFVADEAFPLTENIMRPYPSHLLNDEKKRIFNYRLSRARRIVENAFGMLQERFELFQKGIKVQPKYINNIILASTCLHNFIIDGHSMEALSSNTNNAIDRTNDTVFNNLEGMVVRDCFTEYFSNVGNVYWQNKIVNRC, from the exons ATGGGATTCACTACCGTGCGTAATATAGTCCACGAAACCTGTAAAGCAATATTTACTGTATTAAGGTCGACTGCATTGCCGAAACCCACGAGCCAACAATGGCAGTCAATTGCAACCGACTTTGATAAATTTTGGAATTTTCCTAACTGCATTGGGGCAATAGATG ATGTCGGAGCATATGGTCGAAATAGCGATGGCGGTATACTCCAAAGCTCTAAATTTGGTTCGAAACTACGTAATGGGTTTTTATGCATACCACCGGAAAAGGCTTTACCACATTCAACTCAAAAATTACCCCACGTATTTGTCGCCGATGAAGCCTTTCCACTAACAGAAAATATTATGAGACCATACCCCTCACATCTtttaaatgatgaaaaaaaaaggatattCAATTATCGCTTAAGTAGAGCACGGCGTATTGTAGAAAATGCTTTTGGGATGTTACAAGAAAGAtttgaattatttcaaaaagGTATAAAAGTTCAACCAAAGTACATTAACAACATCATACTAGCAAGCACGTGTTTGCATAACTTTATCATTGATGGTCATTCTATGGAGGCGCTTAGCTCTAATACTAATAATGCAATCGATAGAACCAATGATACAGTGTTCAACAATCTCGAAGGGATGGTTGTAAGAGATTGTTTCacggaatatttttctaatgttGGTAACGTGTACTggcaaaataaaattgttaatagaTGTTAG
- the LOC123660165 gene encoding uncharacterized protein LOC123660165, with amino-acid sequence MDTKSKERTAMRRQFTRTANNFESLTTNKNINKNDIIASFKLLKSYYEMLKVLDKEVRTFLFQEPEREDSQNLIDREYEEAGKYEAKWALCQTIFENIIKNHGSEVVENKKSHKLPTLELTKFDGNIKHWLAFWGSFKKIHENVDIDNVDKLQYLTQAMQAGSDVKSFVNSFPLTSSSYDLCITDLKSRYAKEDLLIQVYVRELLSLILNKKEFNQLSDLVDQLNGQLRALEVLGVTKDKYAAFLLPMVESALPSDTLIIWERTRTENASEDPLNSLLLFLKREIESEQRISMAKKTFNNQHEAIKTAGPTATCLMINEKQKQKEKIRSCIWCGKNHTSLECFKLSSITITDRREILKKKKACVLCLKPGHHAKVCRFYIKCYVCGQKHSPVLCTAAAEPKSVKETTLQNLSQDMKTVQQTLLQTVAVKIYNGNRSTIVRALFDSGSQRSYIKSEVAEQLGLTAVRTAEISHSLFGGLSVSFKKYNVYDFKIESLDSEVKLNMSALEQSVICKNVPKVNESHDFVKKLLDKHGIHLTDRDCISKDIELLIGADFSGLLITESFVQLENGLTAIKTKLGWTLQGKTCLVGSNIVMSLFCLQNIKDFWDLEVLGINDPTQVQSKQQKEEEVMTSFEENIQVNTEGRYEVHLPWKTGHEDIQSNEQLAIRRLESITKKLTASGKFDDYNNVLGEWERSGIIEEVPVEEKNKEGVHYLPHRAVMKESSLTTKLRPVYDASAKDSNGMSLNSCLDKGVNFLDKIPNLLTGFRKGYIGITADIAKAFLQISVTPQDRDYLRFVWWKDNTCEEIKVYRHCRVVFGLTASPFLLSATISHHLNQVTEQKDTADILARSFYVDNLVTSLDSIEQTQKFIQDAKRVMNEGKFDLRQWVTSPLEINETQNTVISILGLQWDTDTDELYCNISNLPPFLDISKVTKRNLLSLTQKIFDPIGFTCPVTLVPRLILQKTWNMKMTWDEQLPEDILSQFKDWYDNVTYLNNCRLPRRLSIDLLPECSASLHMFCDASKDGYAACVFLRTEKEGNVSVRLISARSRICPPEKITIPRLELLSALIGSRLLKEARENLNLNCDEFCWSDSGVALCWIKRELPWNTFVGNRVKEIRQNSNANNWHHIPGTENWADLASRGCNARHLLEVRWWEGPSWLLQQPDMWPRSALVVDEKTVNKELKKSVCQIEKQSGKSRQIYSDTDMIMRVKTKLLLTDFPECTKSPMIVPAKNVIIRRMVEQRHLQLLHTGANTMITDLRKRFWILGIRLLVKSVIDKCIVCRRHRSQPTPAPAAPLPLDRVQLTAPFQVTGVDLAGPLYLQDGEKCWIVLYTCAVYRAVHLELTKSLSTEAFLRTFRRFIARRGRSSIMISDNGTNFTGTRNLLRDIDWDEVQRQSTIQRIKWKLNVPTAAWWGGFFERLIKVMKDLLRRVLGTSSVSYDEMQTLLCDCEAVINDRPLTYVEDDKANALEPLRPSCFLQTLPQTDVTDLDQIDSKNLNKRLRYLQKLRSDFRQRFKNEYLTTLVQRGKDKNSTLKVGDIVLIETEDKRIKWPLGLVVEIITGNDGVNRTAKVRTSAGLKTRPFQRLYRLEISSSEVEGDENNYENKIGKRYRIVINPSSTSSTMSGAEVQQPACKKETTDKISRSGRIIKMPRKCQSQNVFTLWTRLNKVIEEAFSNTEKELMPNPKCCSMEWELYVTTKALCEDLKN; translated from the exons ATGGATACAAAATCGAAAGAGCGCACGGCCATGAGGCGACAATTCACGCGCACGGCCAACAATTTCGAAAGTCtcacaacaaacaaaaatataaataagaacgATATTATAGCATCTTTTAAGCTACTAAAGTCATATTATGAAATGTTAAAAGTACTTGACAAAGAGGttagaacatttttatttcaagaacCCGAAAGGGAAGATAGCCAAAATTTAATTGACAGAGAGTATGAGGAGGCCGGAAAATATGAGGCGAAGTGGGCCTTATGCCAAACGATTTtcgaaaacattataaaaaaccaTGGCAGTGAGGTAGTTGAAAATAAGAAAAGCCACAAACTCCCAACGTTGGAGTTAACAAAATTTGACGGCAATATAAAACATTGGCTAGCTTTTTGGGGTTCATTTAAGAAAATACATGAAAACGTAGATATCGATAATGTCGATAAGTTACAATATTTAACTCAAGCAATGCAAGCGGGAAGTGATGTAAAATCCTTTGTTAATAGTTTCCCGTTGACTTCTTCAAGTTATGATTTATGCATTACAGACCTCAAATCGAGGTATGCTAAAGAGGATTTACTTATACAAGTATATGTAAGAGAGCTTTTGTCactcattttaaacaaaaaagaatttaacCAATTGTCGGATTTAGTTGATCAATTGAATGGTCAGTTGAGAGCACTTGAAGTCCTAGGAGTAACTAAAGATAAATATGCAGCATTTCTATTACCAATGGTGGAGTCGGCACTTCCAAGTGACACATTAATTATATGGGAAAGAACAAGAACTGAAAACGCTTCGGAAGATCCGTTGAACTCATTGCTACTCTTCTTAAAAAGAGAAATTGAAAGTGAACAAAGAATATCAATGGCTAAAAAGACATTTAATAATCAACACGAAGCTATTAAAACAGCTGGACCTACTGCAACCTGCCTTATgattaatgaaaaacaaaaacaaaaagaaaagataCGTAGCTGCATATGGTGTGGAAAAAATCATACAAGCTTGGAGTGTTTCAAGTTGTCAAGTATTACAATTACAGATAGAAGGGAaattttaaagaagaagaaagcTTGTGTATTATGCTTAAAACCTGGCCATCATGCAAAAGTATGCCGATTTTATATTAAGTGTTATGTATGTGGACAAAAGCATTCACCAGTATTGTGCACAGCTGCAGCGGAACCTAAATCTGTAAAAGAAACTACACTTCAGAACCTGTCACAAGATATGAAGACTGTTCAGCAGACCTTATTACAAACTGTCGCAGTGAAGATCTACAACGGGAACCGGAGCACCATAGTGAGGGCCCTCTTTGACAGCGGATCACAGCGGTCATACATCAAGAGTGAAGTCGCTGAACAATTGGGATTAACTGCGGTAAGAACTGCAGAAATTAGCCACTCACTATTTGGAGGTTTATCcgtatcttttaaaaaatataatgtttatgattttaaaatagagAGCTTAGACTCTGAGGTAAAATTAAACATGTCTGCATTAGAGCAGTctgtaatttgtaaaaatgtacCTAAAGTCAATGAGTCCCATgactttgttaaaaaattattagataaacATGGGATACATTTAACAGACAGAGATTGTATTAGCAAAGATATAGAGCTCTTAATTGGAGCTGATTTCTCGGGGCTGTTAATAACTGAATCATTTGTTCAGCTCGAAAATGGGCTAAcagcaataaaaacaaaattaggcTGGACGTTACAAGGGAAAACATGCTTAGTAGGTAGTAACATTGTAATGTCtctattttgtttacaaaatattaaagatttttggGATCTAGAGGTATTAGGCATTAATGACCCTACACAGGTGCAGTCTAAACAGCAGAAAGAAGAGGAGGTGATGACAAGTTTCGAAGAAAACATACAAGTGAACACCGAAGGACGATATGAAGTCCATCTGCCATGGAAGACAGGCCATGAGGATATCCAGAGCAACGAGCAACTCGCCATTCGCCGCCTAGAATCTATCACAAAGAAACTAACAGCATCTGGTAAGTTTGATGATTATAATAATGTCTTAGGTGAATGGGAGCGTTCGGGTATCATCGAGGAAGTACCTGTTGAAGAAAAGAATAAAGAAGGGGTTCACTACCTACCTCATAGAGCTGTGATGAAGGAGTCGAGTCTCACCACGAAGCTGAGACCTGTATATGACGCATCTGCAAAAGATTCGAATGGTATGTCATTGAATTCATGTCTAGATAAAGGAGTAAATTTCCTAGATAAGATTCCCAATCTATTAACTGGATTTCGTAAGGGTTACATTGGTATCACTGCTGACATTGCCAAGGCATTTCTGCAGATATCAGTGACACCACAAGATCGCGATTACCTGAGGTTTGTTTGGTGGAAAGATAATACATGTGAGGAGATTAAGGTGTATAGACACTGCAGAGTAGTTTTCGGGTTGACAGCTAGTCCATTTTTACTGTCAGCAACCATATCACATCACCTTAATCAAGTCACAGAACAAAAAGACACCGCAGATATCTTAGCTAGATCATTTTATGTAGACAATTTAGTAACTAGCTTAGATTCAATTGAACAAACACAGAAATTTATTCAAGATGCTAAGAGGGTCATGAATGAAGGTAAATTCGATCTAAGACAGTGGGTCACATCACCTTTAGAAATAAATGAGACTCAAAACACAGTGATCTCGATATTAGGTCTTCAATGGGACACTGATACAGATGAGCTCTATTGTAACATAAGTAATTTACCACCGTTTCTCGATATAAGCAAAGTAACAAAAAGAAACTTATTATCCTTAACACAGAAGATATTTGATCCAATCGGATTCACATGCCCAGTGACACTGGTTCCTAGACTAATCCTTCAAAAGACCTGGAACATGAAAATGACCTGGGATGAACAGCTACCTGAAGATATACTATCACAATTTAAAGACTGGTATGATAATGTGACTTATCTTAATAATTGCAGATTACCTCGAAGACTGTCTATTGATTTGCTTCCTGAGTGCAGTGCGAGTCTACACATGTTTTGCGATGCGAGTAAGGATGGCTATGCAGCATGCGTCTTCTTAAGAACTGAAAAAGAAGGTAATGTGTCCGTTCGTTTAATATCTGCCAGATCAAGGATATGCCCTCCAGAAAAGATAACAATTCCCCGACTGGAACTGCTATCAGCCTTGATTGGTTCAAGACTATTGAAAGAGGCCAGagaaaatttgaatttaaattgtgATGAATTCTGTTGGAGTGACTCAGGAGTAGCACTGTGTTGGATCAAGAGAGAATTACCATGGAATACTTTCGTAGGGAACCGTGTGAAAGAAATAAGACAAAATTCTAATGCAAACAATTGGCACCACATTCCAGGAACTGAGAACTGGGCAGATTTGGCGTCCAGAGGCTGTAACGCACGCCACCTGCTTGAAGTCCGTTGGTGGGAAGGTCCGAGCTGGCTGCTTCAGCAACCCGACATGTGGCCACGATCTGCACTGGTAGTTGATGAAAAAACCGTCAACAAAGAGCTGAAAAAGTCTGTGTGCCAG attGAGAAACAATCTGGAAAATCAAGGCAGATATATTCTGATACAGATATGATAATGAGAGTTAAAACAAAGCTTTTACTCACCGATTTCCCAGAATGCACGAAGTCACCGATGATTGTTCCTGCAAAGAATGTTATTATCCGCAGAATGGTTGAACAGCGTCATCTGCAACTATTGCATACTGGGGCCAACACGATGATAACTGATCTACGGAAACGATTCTGGATTCTTGGTATCAGATTATTAGTGAAATCGGTAATAGATAAATGTATTGTGTGCAGAAGACACAGATCACAGCCGACACCAGCACCAGCAGCTCCGCTACCACTCGATCGAGTTCAACTTACTGCTCCTTTCCAGGTGACAGGTGTTGATTTAGCGGGACCTCTCTACTTACAGGATGGTGAGAAATGCTGGATCGTGCTGTATACATGCGCAGTATATCGCGCAGTTCACCTTGAACTAACAAAATCTTTATCCACAGAGGCCTTTCTACGGACGTTTCGCCGATTTATCGCACGCCGCGGACGTTCGAGCATAATGATATCAGATAATGGTACTAATTTCACAGGCACTAGGAATCTTTTACGTGACATCGATTGGGACGAGGTACAACGCCAATCGACAATTCAACGCATCAAATGGAAGTTAAACGTTCCCACAGCTGCATGGTGGGGCGGTTTCTTCGAACGCCTAATTAAGGTAATGAAAGATTTATTACGAAGAGTGCTAGGCACGTCATCAGTCTCATATGATGAAATGCAGACTCTGTTATGTGACTGCGAAGCCGTCATCAATGACCGGCCGCTCACATATGTAGAAGACGACAAGGCAAATGCTTTAGAGCCCCTGAGGCCCTCTTGTTTTCTACAAACACTACCTCAAACAGATGTGACTGATCTGGACCAGATAGATAGTAAGAATCTTAACAAAAGATTAAGATATTTGCAGAAGCTGAGATCAGACTTTCGTCAACGATTCAAGAATGAGTATTTAACAACACTGGTACAAAGAGgtaaagataaaaatagtaCTCTAAAGGTTGGTGATATAGTCCTAATAGAGACAGAAGATAAGAGAATAAAATGGCCATTAGGACTTGTTGTAGAAATTATTACAGGTAACGATGGTGTTAATAGAACTGCCAAGGTAAGAACATCAGCTGGTTTAAAAACCCGCCCATTCCAACGTTTGTATAGATTGGAGATTTCCTCTTCAGAGGTGGAGGGTGACGAAAACAACTATGAGAACAAAATCGGTAAGAGATATCGCATAGTTATTAATCCTAGCAGTACATCAAGTACTATGTCCGGAGCAGAAGTTCAGCAACCTGCATGTAAGAAAGAAACGACAGACAAGATTTCACGTTCAGgtagaattattaaaatgccaa GAAAGTGCCAGAGTCAAAATGTCTTTACTCTATGGACTAGACTTAATAAAGTTATCGAAGAA GCGTTCTCCAATACAGAAAAAGAGTTGATGCCCAATCCCAAATGTTGTTCCATGGAATGGGAACTTTACGTGACAACAAAGGCACTGTgtgaagatttaaaaaattag